The following DNA comes from Naumovozyma dairenensis CBS 421 chromosome 4, complete genome.
atttatttattatctgaCCTTCActgtaataataatatagtTATAGTTAAATTGATAGGGCACGTGCTTTCCCCAAAGGAAGCCCGGGTAATCTTAAATAGCCGCCCAGCACCCTTATTATAAGATTATAAGGTCTATACTCTAAATAAACTCTAGTTTAGTAAGCTTTAGCACACGTCTTGATAGAATATACTCTTCTTTAGTAGCTATGTTTGTATATGACTCCAGTAGAAACACTATTACAACGATGATAATGGAGGAGTACTATGAACACAACTTTTTTGCTACATGTGGGCAATAtcacaaaaaaaaactattgGTACTGACATCAACACAACTGGGGGACGATGGATTCCTCTTCCAGAAGACAAGCTAGACGTTATAATTCATCAGAAGGTAAGACTAATGTTACTTTCTATCGAGAGAGGGCAGTGTAGTCTTTGGTTACCGCGAAACGTACATTATATCATGTTAACGCGCGTGAATGAGAATACTGGCGGCTATTCTTTAATCGTTAGCCTACTCTAAGATTTCTTTTATCAATACTATGTAATATAAACAGTCAAGGGCACTATTAGTGTGGAACCAACCCCATTGTTAGAAGGTATTACTCACATCCATTTTCCAATCTTGAGAGTATATTCAAATGGAGAGAAGTgctttggaaaatttaaatatacTATTCATCGATGTCGATTTCGATCTCGACTTCGGTCCCAATGATAGTACTACATATGCTTCAGAAAACAAACCCAGATGGTACGAAGAAAGTATCTCAAACTTACCAAGATCCCATTACCATGTCTTAAATAGTGATGATATCCCCGTACTTTGGCCTGAATTTACATTCAATGATTGGAAAAAATGgtttttagaaaaattcaaccatcatcaagaagaaattcatATCATTGTCTCAAATACAATTAATTTAccattttacaaaatggTAACATATGATCTTATGATTCCCGTAGTATCAATCTATTGGTTGGAACAAGTTCTTGCCAGATCATCAGCACTAGATAATGCCAATACCAACAACACTAAgttatttttgaaatttaacAACTTTTCTCCATCAGATGGTAATcaattattaccattcaAAGATGAAATCTTTTACATCTCCAAGTCATCTGTCACTAAATTGGAATACATTTTCTATTCTAAATTAATTCAATACATGGGAGGTACTATGACTGATTTACTATCAACATCTGTCACCAAAATAGTTACAAATGATCCAAATGACATGGTTTGTACCACGATTAATTCCATGGAATATCATGACGACCATAAGAACATAACTTTATTCAAagagaaatcaaatataatgTTCATCTTACCATGTTATATAATCTATATTTTCCAGaaaattatattgtttCAAGATCATAATGACGataatagtaatgataCAATcccaattgaagaatttaaattGAACTCGAATGAAGATGACTTCAAGAAATCACTGGttaaatcaaataatttatggaaacaaatattgaaacttaaaaaaaataccaCCTCAGGCGATGGTAAGAAATCacaaatttttaaaaatcTTTATGTAACAGTTTCCAAATCAATGAGTAAAGATTTCAATATAAATCTACAGAAattcattacaaaattaATAAGGTATCATTATGGGAAAATCACCACAAAACTAACAGATCCAAGAACAGACACATTAATAACATCTACAGCAATGGATCCAACATATAAAGATTGCCTTTCAACCAATGcgaaaaataaatgtaaCTTCATAGGAACACCATTTTGGATCCTTGATATGCATTATCAAGCAACATTTAGATCACCATTAGAGAACATTTTTTGGTCCCCCATTAAACActtatcatcttcatcttcatcatcattgaagaagaaaaatacgAGATTTAATATCTCATATACGGGATTCTTCGGATTACAAAGATTGTATATACATAACTTAATACTATTATTGAATGCTAACCCGATGCCTCAATTATCAACAAAATTGACCACTCATCTAATTTCTAAATTTGATCCCATTGAAACCcatgataacaataaaaaattgaaaattgcAACTGCCCGTGGTATCAAGATTGTAAGTTCATTTTGGTTAGAAGATTCTTATGTCAAGAACAATGGTCAATTGATTGATGAGTCgcaaatttcaaaatatcagGAGTTTCATTCTAAGAGAGTTTTGGCACAGATTCATATGAATGAGACAACATATTTATTGAGTGCAAGTATCAACGACAAAGATGAAGGGAAGAACAccaataatgatgatggaaTGCAAACAGAAATACAAGGGATACTTCAGTCTATTAACGAGAATAATGAAGTTTATTCTATGGCCGAAAATATTGTGAAGGAGTCAAATGTTGTTGCATCAGTCATTgataaagagaaagaaacaGATATCGAGATCGATGATGATTCTCTTGAAAAGCTAAGGGCTGTAGAACCAATAACTAAAGATgcaaatgatgatggtcTCCAGACAGGAAGAGTTGCTAAATTCAGATATGAAGGGGAGAAAGATAATTCAAAGAAGCAAGAAAGAATCGTTGAATCTATTAACGAAGAACAACAGGTTGCGGAACAAGAACATGACAGAATAAATGAGGACGaagatattataataaCTCAAGAACTTCTTGCCCCATTAATTGAACATGATGAAATGGCTGTTAATGTTCATGTTGATGTATCGCGacaattaaatattcaagatGGTGAGTTGGAagtaatatcatcatcacaaGATTCTCATTCAAATGATGTCATTTCTAATAAAGTCattgaaggaaaaaatgaaacagaagaacaagatgaTCAATCTAACGATGATACTAACAGAAGTCATAGTCACTCTAATATAGTTACCTCATCGCCTCCTAATGCAGCAGTCGATAAGCCAGTGtccaataatataatgtCGACGAACAAGCTCAAAAAGCCATCTCCATCTACTAAGAATGAGCTTGTTGTCAATACATCCCTAGAGGTTGAAACCACTCCTCCCAtggatgataatgataatagtAGTACAACTACACCAATTTATTCCATGTCCTATCCTATTCATGATGAAAGGAAGGACGAAAGGGACAAAGCCAGTACTATAAGTGAAAGCGTAAAGAATATCTTTACCGAGACACCCATACCGACTTTGGCACCTTTGACTTCGAAGGACGATAGTAATCATGAAAATTCTAGTATTACTGATAATATAGTCGGAAGGCAAGAAGAAATGGATGATAAATATCCCATTGAGATGGAAAATGCACATATTACAGAACAAGAGGCCAAATGGAATAGATTGAAGAGAACATACTCAATTTCGAAGGGAAAAGAAGGCAATGAGTTTGAAGATAGTGATAGAAGCATGACTAAAcgaacaaagaaaataaaatctgataaaaaaaactcTGAATTTGAGGATGATTCAGAAATCGACagatatttatttgatcATTTATCCAAAGCTGCATTCCTTCATTTACCATTATATGACATTGATGCTATCCCAACTAATTGTCTTGAAGATATTACTCCATTTGAAACCAAAGTGTTAAACCGACTTGGTATAAGGATTTATTTTACAATTAATTCAGAAAACATGAATACATTGAATGGTATTATAGCGCcaaagaaatcaagaactatcaaatttttgaaaagttaTAGTTTCCAACCGTTACGATATTTATTACTACCCAATTTCATTTATGATGTATTGAAGGCTTTACGCCAGGGCAAGAGAAAAGATGATAAGAAGAACcatcattataataaaCTAATAGAACCAAGTGGTGTTATCAATGGAGACGAAAGTGATAGTAATAACCTCAATGTTGAATTtgttgataaatattttattccaAATCTTGATATTCCTGCtcaaaaaatttatgaaaTGACGCAATTAAAGGGTAAATTGTTTGAAAGATATGGAATCACTAATGCGaatattttccaagataTTACAGGTGGAGTGGAAActatatcatcaatattacGATCACATGGGATACGTCACATCAATGtgttaaagaaaaatacgAATTTCGCTAAATCCGATCTAATGAGAAACGTTCAAGAAAGTAATAATGGTAGTATTGATATGTTGAGGTTAAATCCAAGAACCTACGGGGAAAATGATGAACCAAAAGAACAAGTAAATGTTGAATATTTGTTAATAGCTCAGAAATCTTCCCAAATCAAGGCATTCAAGCGTGTTATGACTAAAAGCCAAAGTGGCACAGATTATAATGGTGACGGTAATAACAATATGAAAGACGCTGCACAAGAAAGTGAAAATGATCGTCAACATGTCAACGAAGCAAGCCAAAATGCTAGTAGCGAAGACGCAATGGCGACTATCAAAATGACCAGAGTGTCAATGGCTGTTGATTGGAATTGGTGTGTtaattccattttttcattaagtTGTGACTTCAAACCCGATAACCCCCATGTATTGTACGCACTCCGGAGTCCGGATGAGCCAATCAATTGACAGAACGCGCTTActaattaaataattcaaaaagaCCTTAAACCGGAAGTACCGGTAGGGCTATATCCACGGGGTAGATCGGGCCTCTGCCACGGCCGTATCTAAGCAGTAACACATATATTCCCTGTCAACCGTTTACTTCAAAGACAATTGATTTCATAACAGGGTTACCTTCGATACTATATAAAATTCCTGGTCCGTAACGTCCATATAGCGCCAGGAACGGGGAATGGAAGAAACGGGAAGGGGGTCCGTATCGTTTCTTTTCGTCGCACGTTCCTTGATCTGCTTCCACGATACCgtcaatgaaaataataataatagtaataataagcAAGGACAAAGACAAAACAATACCGTAACTGTAACTGTAACTTCAGTAAACCGCCTTCCAATGTGGTCTACCTTTTAGATGCCTTCCACTTCCACGGGGATACCGCTTTGGGGCTTTTCCCTGCTGCTGCATCGTTCTCTTTCGAACAGCGCATTCACGCTCTCTCCCCTTATTGATTAAGGTAAGTTAAGTTAAGTTAAGTTAAGTTAAGTTACTCTCGAACTACACGTACTATACCGTCCATACTATACGTTCGTAAGATCTGCCTTTTTTTCGAACTAGGCGTTCCTCGAGATGTACCTTATAcgtttcttttctttaccTCACTTCACTTCACTTCACTTCACTTCACTTCACTTCACTTCATCGAGAACTGGATGAGCTAAACCTTGTTATTAaggttattattacatgTTGCTTAATATCGTAGAATCGTATTTTATCGATATTCGTTGATGCAGATATATTCTTACCTAGCATCATAGCATacttttatataaatatctCGCAAATTTTATCGTGTAAATCAATAAtcatctttcttctttcagTTCTCTTGCATTTTATATCTTAATAACAGAttacaatatatacattCAAGTAAACCAGTTAATCATTCATACCCTGAATTAAACACACATACACACacaaaacaacaaaatgcTATCTGAACAAACACGTACTATCGTCAAAGCTACCGTACCAGTCTTAGAACAACAAGGTGCTGTTATCACCCGTTGTTTTTACAAGAACATGTTAGGTGAACACACTGAATTACTAAACATTTTCAACAGAGTAAACCAAAAGAAAGGTGCCCAACCAACCGCTTTAGCCACCACAGTCTTAGCTGCCGCAAAGAACATTGATGATTTGACTCCTCTATTGGAACATGTTAAGCAAATCGGTCACAAACATCGTGCTTTACAAATCAAACCAGAACATTACCCAATCGTTGGTGAATACTTATTGAAAGCCATCAAGGAAGTCTTAGGTGATGCTGCTACTCCAGAAATCATTAACGCATGGGGTGAAGCATACGGTGAAATCGCTAACGTTTTCATCTCagttgaaaaggaaatgtACGATGAAGCTGCTTGGAAAGGTTGGGAAGAATTCACAGTTGTCGACAAAGAATTAGTCGCGGATGATATCTATCAATTCACTGTTCAACCTGTTGATTCTACTAAGgttaatttgaaaaatttaccAATCGTCGCTGGTCAATATATTACTGTTAATACTCATCCAATTAGACAAGATAACCATTACGATGCTTTAAGACATTATTCTATTTGTTCTATAAGTGATCAAGGTGGGTTGAAGTTTGGTGTTAAATTAGAATCTtctcaaaataataatccaGTTGGGTTAGTCTCTGAATTTTTACATAAGGATGTTAAAGTTGGTgacaaattgaaattaagCGCCCCAGCTGGTGATTTCgcattgaatgaaaaattaatcaaaCAAAATGATATCCCATTAGTCTTATTATCTGCAGGTGTTGGTGTCACTCCAATCTTATCCATGTTAGAAAAGCAAATTTCTGTTAACCCAGAAAGACCAATCTATTGGATTCAATCTGCTTACGATGACGGTCACTTAGCTTTCAAGAAACAAGTAAATGCTCTATTAGAAAAGGCTCCAAATCATAAGAAAAGTGTTGTTTTGACTAATACTTCAAAGCCAATTGATGCTGAATTCTTAAAGGCTAACGTCCCAGCTCATGCTGATGTTTACTTATGTGGTTCTCTAGGTTTTATGCAAACTATGATTGACCATTTCGGTATTTTGGAACATAAGGCTGATATGATTCATTACGAACCATTTGGCCCAAAGATGTCTACCATCAAGGTTTAAATGAATTGCGGAAATAAGCATATCGTGGCTAGCTATTCctgaataaaaaaaacaaccCTATACAttatgtaattttttttgcaTTAATCTGCTGCTgttatttaatataatgaataaaatcaaaagaaaaaaagtacTTCCTGCAGCTGCTATTACTAACTAGCGTTTGTTATATCtatgtttcaaaaaatgCAGCATAATGAATTACCTATTTATGAATCTAACGTGTaagtatattattataaaacatatatatatatatatatatatcatctaactaataataaaaaaaagaaaaataaaagatacACTTTAGTCTATACAAAGTCCCTTATCCTATTAGCGTGTCCTGGGTTCTTATCTCTTTGTGAGCTCATCATTCTCTTTAGGCTTTCACGAAGTAGGAACGTTACGTAGTTTTTTGATATAATCATTTTCTCTTACAAAATATACATGTTTCAAAAGAATTTATATacataatattatatgacATGTATTTCAAGGGAAATAACGACTAATCACTTCGATGTATCATTCATCCACTTAGGGAGGTATCCTTGTAATTTATAAAACGGCTTCGAAATAATATCCATATTTTTAACCATAGATGAACGTATGAATGCGGCATTTTTCCTAATCTTGTCATTAATCATATCTTGCCTTCTAGTAAAATTAGgcatatatttattttctaaattatatGTTAAGTGTTTAACATTGTTAAAAGTACATGGCATAACAATACTAAAACATGATATCCCCAAAACCATAGGAACAGTATATCTAAGCATGAAGTTCCTTTTACTAACTAATATTGACCCAGTCATAAATGCAACCGCGGTATATGATAAGCCAGGTAGTAATTTTTCCTCAGGATTTGTATGTAAATCTTTTATAGTAGTAGTGatattttgttctttatcAATATATCGTGATGTCGCATCATTTATCTTCCCATTGGTCTTTTCAACAAAACCTGCTAATTTCGTCCTTTGTGAACGAATataatcatttaaataatttggatTGCGAATTGAAATACCATCAATTAGATTATTATCACCGAGTATTTCTTgagtttttttttgaatcttTAGCTGAGGAGTTGTATCATCATTCTTCGCAGCAGTCAAATCAATCGTGTCTGCACTTGGTATGACTCCTTCTTTAACTAAATCTGGTTCTCTATAAAAGTTAATTTCCATTCTTAATAGGCAGTTATATTGATAGATTCTCTTTGTTCAATTCATACACATTCTTTATCTGGCTCTTAAACttgaatcaatttaaaACTCCTGATTCAGTAGAGTTTTCCGTTAAGGGCGTTATATTCTAAGATTGGAAATAATTTCGGTACATTGGACAAATTACTATGACAGAAAAGCAGAACAACATTTATTACATACAGAAATAGCAACACATAATTTAGACAATAGTTTTAATGGTTATAATTATTGGACCTGTTTGTAATTATAAAAGGCCTTCGTTTTATGAGATAGTACAATCATATGAAAAAtggggggggggggggcTAAGCTACATGGTGTATTTCCCTGTATATTTaagaatttaatttcatcgTGTTAATATTGATGACATAGAAATATTGTAAAAAGAATTTAGTGTCTAAAATTGTCTTTTTCTTATGGATATATAAATTGTATATGAGTCTATCCGTAATGATATATGGACAGTGTAACGTAGTAGAAAGTGGCAATTAGAAAATGTGtcgtttatttttatagCAGATATCTTTACCGTGTCGCTACAGCTGCACCGTAAGAACAATCGAGCGTCACAGTGAATTCAGATAATAAGAGTGTCAATTaacaagaaattcaaaGCCTTCGATCCCAATAGTATTACAAAATGTCAGCTCGTTCTCTGTATCAGTAGCAGTTCgtaatttctttatccGACTCAACGTTACGGCATAAATATTTCAGGGAGTGTCACCTATTTAGAACTGAACACTTTCTTAAACATGGATCCAAACGACTTTTTggatttcttcttttctgaTGGCTTTGAAGTAGTAGGCGTTTTACTTGTTGACGTTTTACTCGTTGACGTTCCACGTACATTTTTATGCTTAGTCTTTTGTGACTCTGAACTCTTAACTTTTGCTAAATGCATATGACCGTTTTGAACTCTCGGTAATTTACCATAACTTGGCGATACAGTTGGAAGTAAATGatcatgatgatgaagagtCCCACTTGCAGAGGATTTTGTCTTTCTTATTTCGTTGCTTTTACTACTCCgattaatattatcatagTTTTTCCCGCTGTCATGCGTCATATCGGCTCCATCAATCAAGGATTTGACTTTATAAATCCCACCATCATTAAACTGAATTCTGGAACTACGTCTTGAAGTCCTTGAACTAGTTTGTGTAATCTTTTTACCGTCTTTGtcaaaaacaatatcattgttttgtaataataatgctcTTGACGAAACAGGTCTAACGTAACCCATACGTTCAAATAGGTcaattttgtatttttgtTCCTTAGAGACAGGGAAATATCCTGTAACGGAATTATCTGATAATTCCTCGTCATCTGAAGCAACTGGTTTACTATCTACAGCTGCCGTACTAAAAGGATTCTTTAGCGTCTTTGCTATAAGATTATCTAACCATTTTAATctatcttttcttttcaattgataattatCACTAGTCTTGGTTgtattttgattttcttcatctctttccattaataaatgcggatcaataaattcaaaggggataataaatacaggaataaaaaaatgcttcataatgaaaaatgggAATTTAACATACCCATTTCtaaatttaatttgaatGTTCGTACTAACAGTACTGAATAATTGGAAACTTGGTTTGTATAAACCTTCAATTGCACTTACAGCTTTCTTACtagaattatttttaaccATCTCGATTGTCACCCtcataattttatttttattgacTAATCTTTTAACATAATAATCTAATATTTCACGACATTTTTTCCTTGCCTCTTCATAGATGGCTTCAATATACAAACCTGTTGATACTttactttcattttttgattctttaaatgatgatgcaCCACTACGTGTAAGAGACGGACTAGATCCAGTTGAATTTATTCTTTCCTTATATATCGAATGTAATGATTTTTCCActaattcttcaaactCTGGTACTACTGTCATTATTACTAGATGATCGCCATCTTTAGCCATATTTTCTACAAACCAATCCAAAGTCGACCATGTGAAACGTCTTCCAGATATATAACAACAAACTGTTCTTAATGCAGTCAATGATTCCTTCTCCTTAGAAGCTAATTCCTCCTTAACTCTTGTAAGATAACTTTCAAAATCCGAATGCTGTGAAGTCATTGAGATGGCACGATAATTAACGGATGGTCTTGATGGATAAGTTAATGTCAATGAATCATACATAGTTTTGCTAAGAACAGGTATATTCCCATTACTTGAACCTTTATCCCCCACCCAATGAGCAGAGGAAGCTTGTTCACCAAAATCATAATCGGTCAGgtttgatttatttgatcTTCCTTTagaaatataaaaattCTCTAATTGAGCTAATTCCTCATCACTCATCCCTGCAAATGATTTAGTTCTTTTCTTATCGGGATCATCGACAGAGGCTCGTCTACTTCTATTCTCAATCCTATCTTCCACCTCATTTAAATTTGAGAACAATTCCTGCGTATAACCATGTTTAGAACCAGAATTCTTTGCAGTATTATCCTGCGTAATTTTCgtcattttcatttcagTTTCCGCATCCAGATCAGcaatatcaatatcttcaatcCTAGAAGGATCATCCACATCCCCACTAAAATGAATAGTACTATCTTTCCTCAAGACGGGCTTACTAGGAGGAGGGGGCAGTTTAGCCCCATACATTTCTGCTCTTTGACGTCTTCTCGCTTGCATAGGTGATTCACTTCTACTTCTAGTCAAAGATGTACTCATATCTACtttatcattgaaaagatGACTATACATCGTTGGGACCTGCATTTGTGATTTTGGTTTATAAGTTTGATGTTCGACAtctgttattattggtCTTGTCTCTCGCTGTTCTGAATCAGACGATTGATCTTCAAGAGTACTCCTTGTTTTATAAAGCGGGTTGTACTGTGGTGGGATATGGATGAAGTGATTGTTCAGACCAATGTGATAATTAccctttttcaattctgtAGCTTGGCTATCTACAAGGGACGGtgataaatcatcaaaGGATATGTGCTTGATGAATTTCGGGGTTGCCATATTGTTGAATGCTCTCTCTTATTTTTTCGAATATGTATATGTTCTAGTTCCTAGGATagaaatttaatattaagTTAGGGGTTGTGTAATAAATAGGTATTCCTTGAATAGTTGAGGTGTCTGTCTGGAGTTACAATGAAGATACCAGTCCTTTACACCAGTCTACTTGTAGGTAAGCTACAAGGTAATTATTTaactattatattttttctataaatTTCGGTACGGTCCTTTTTACTAAGGGGTCCTTTGGATTGCCCCGAAAAACATTGGCGTGTTAACTTAATAGTGAGTAATGTATGAACAAGCCACAAGAAGCTCAATGGCTCTCCTTTGGATATAAAATTTgatggaagaagaaaagcTCAGGTCTTCAATTTGTCCCAATACTTTgtgataaaaatattatgtACATTTATTAGATTAGAAGTTATAGTGTGATAAAtgttacaaaaaaatagtgtcctaaataatacaaaatttGACTGGAAAAGCCTTCTTCGTCAAAAAAAGTATTCGTCATATATCTATGCAACTTCCGTTGAGTCCATCGTTAGAAgcttctttttcaattctaacATTTCATCTTTCATAGAATCTCTTTCTTGtttgataataaacaaCTCTGCTTCAAGATTACTTATCTTCATATTTAAATGGGTTTCCCTTGCAGTTGAATGACTCGGCTGTTCGCTCACGTTGGTTGTACCTGACATGCCCGTTACGGAATCATCGGGGCTACTGCTGCTCATTATTTGCTCACGTTCAAGCTCAAGCTGTAGTTTCTTGTTTAATAACTTATATTTCTCCACTTCTTGTTGCGAAATTTTCAATGCTTTGCTTGCGGTAGCAACAGCATCCAAACTATCTTTATAATTCTTTTCAGTCTTCTCTAACTCATTTTCTTTGGATAGTAATTCTTGACTTAAAGTGCTGTGTTTTAGTTCCAAACTTTGGTATTCTTTACTTAGTTTATCTTTTGATTCAGACATTTCTTGACTTTTCGCTATTAGATCATCCAACCTATTAGATAATTTATCTACTACACTCTTATGATGaccattatcatcttctataGCAACCTCAGATTTCATTCCATCATCGAGCTTctgatttttcattattgtcATTTGTTTCCAGTgagataataattcatctaatgatgatgaataaGATATGATGTTATTTCTCAAATCCAATTCATATCGCGTAGCTTCTTTTTTCAGGGTATCATTCTCTTCGGTTACGAATTCATAGTCTCTTTGTAATTCctcatatttctttttataaATAGGCTCCAATTCATATGTCTCAATAGTCTTATTTTGTTgcttaataatttcattcaaatgTTCCACATCTAGAAATTTAGAAGATAataagttttcaaattcgtGCAATTTATCCTCTAGCAAACTCTTTTCAAGAGAATCATGTTCGAAACTATGATTTTGCTTTACTTCTTCcaattccttttctaaCTCTTTAATATGATCGCTTGCAATTTTCGCATTTTCTTTAGAACTTGTCTTCAATTCATACAATTCATTCCTCATCTTTTCTAGCACAACTCTATCAATAGTAATCTCACCCTtttcatcaccatcatcattatcatcatgaATATGTTTGGTCTCATCATGGGCCGCATCTAGGGAAGGAATAACATCCGTATGCtgatcatcatcatcggCATGATAACTATCTCCTGGAGCAGAAACATCAGTTTCTGAATGAGGATGATCAATTTCAACATCTGAATCAATAGCACTTTCAAATTGTGTCTCAGATCCACCATTACCATTACCTTCTGTACCTTTCATAGCTAAGGAATTCATTGGTCCTTTCGTCACAAGAATTGGATCATCCAATTTCACTGGAGATCTTGATGAATGTTTACTCATTTCAGGTGAAGATAATGTAGATGCAGCATTAGAATCAGAAGGTGATGGAGATGGTAAACGTGGAGGCGGTACTGGTGATGCTGATTTGGGTAAGTTAGCAACGTTGATGTCTTCTTGAACAGTATCGAATTCCTTAGTACGTTCTACATCTGGTGAATCTAATGGATGGCGTTCGCCTATTGTTGCGTTCAAATCTGAAGATGAGGAATGTGATATTCTTGGTTTTTCATTAGGATAGGTTGGGGATAATGTTGCATTATGATTTAGTGAGGAGACTACCTTTTCTTCTGGTGACATGTTTGCCAATTCATTTTGTCCCGCATATGGTGATAATTTAGCTACTGCTGCTTCAGTTTCTGATTTTGGAATGGCAGTTTTAGTGacagtttcttcttcttcttcttccctTTGTGGTTGCGCGTATGGTGTTAATATATTCTGAGCAATCGATGTTGGTAATGTTCCATTGTTATTCATAGGTgtactgttattattgttagttgattcaatatttcttgaatacGAATTAATTGGTGGCGTCGTTGGATTGAATTTTATAGGTGAAgagttttcaaaattattgttGAAGATACCTGGacataatttttccaaattggATAAATCCAAAACATACAGAATAGTTCCCTTACCCATGTTTGTATCAGATGTATGAAAATCAAAACTATCGATGTTTGCATAATCAAACTTATCACCACCCATGATCAAAATCTTATCgtttttcaataaagttACTGAATGTCCTGAACGACCTTGTGGTACCCCTTCTTTATAGAAAGGTAATTTGAACCATTTTAAAGTCTTTAAGTTTAGAAAATATAcatcattcaaataa
Coding sequences within:
- the YHB1 gene encoding flavohemoglobin (similar to Saccharomyces cerevisiae YHB1 (YGR234W); ancestral locus Anc_5.93), with translation MLSEQTRTIVKATVPVLEQQGAVITRCFYKNMLGEHTELLNIFNRVNQKKGAQPTALATTVLAAAKNIDDLTPLLEHVKQIGHKHRALQIKPEHYPIVGEYLLKAIKEVLGDAATPEIINAWGEAYGEIANVFISVEKEMYDEAAWKGWEEFTVVDKELVADDIYQFTVQPVDSTKVNLKNLPIVAGQYITVNTHPIRQDNHYDALRHYSICSISDQGGLKFGVKLESSQNNNPVGLVSEFLHKDVKVGDKLKLSAPAGDFALNEKLIKQNDIPLVLLSAGVGVTPILSMLEKQISVNPERPIYWIQSAYDDGHLAFKKQVNALLEKAPNHKKSVVLTNTSKPIDAEFLKANVPAHADVYLCGSLGFMQTMIDHFGILEHKADMIHYEPFGPKMSTIKV
- the NDAI0D02560 gene encoding uncharacterized protein (similar to Saccharomyces cerevisiae RTT107 (YHR154W); ancestral locus Anc_5.94), translated to MERSALENLNILFIDVDFDLDFGPNDSTTYASENKPRWYEESISNLPRSHYHVLNSDDIPVLWPEFTFNDWKKWFLEKFNHHQEEIHIIVSNTINLPFYKMVTYDLMIPVVSIYWLEQVLARSSALDNANTNNTKLFLKFNNFSPSDGNQLLPFKDEIFYISKSSVTKLEYIFYSKLIQYMGGTMTDLLSTSVTKIVTNDPNDMVCTTINSMEYHDDHKNITLFKEKSNIMFILPCYIIYIFQKIILFQDHNDDNSNDTIPIEEFKLNSNEDDFKKSLVKSNNLWKQILKLKKNTTSGDGKKSQIFKNLYVTVSKSMSKDFNINLQKFITKLIRYHYGKITTKLTDPRTDTLITSTAMDPTYKDCLSTNAKNKCNFIGTPFWILDMHYQATFRSPLENIFWSPIKHLSSSSSSSLKKKNTRFNISYTGFFGLQRLYIHNLILLLNANPMPQLSTKLTTHLISKFDPIETHDNNKKLKIATARGIKIVSSFWLEDSYVKNNGQLIDESQISKYQEFHSKRVLAQIHMNETTYLLSASINDKDEGKNTNNDDGMQTEIQGILQSINENNEVYSMAENIVKESNVVASVIDKEKETDIEIDDDSLEKLRAVEPITKDANDDGLQTGRVAKFRYEGEKDNSKKQERIVESINEEQQVAEQEHDRINEDEDIIITQELLAPLIEHDEMAVNVHVDVSRQLNIQDGELEVISSSQDSHSNDVISNKVIEGKNETEEQDDQSNDDTNRSHSHSNIVTSSPPNAAVDKPVSNNIMSTNKLKKPSPSTKNELVVNTSLEVETTPPMDDNDNSSTTTPIYSMSYPIHDERKDERDKASTISESVKNIFTETPIPTLAPLTSKDDSNHENSSITDNIVGRQEEMDDKYPIEMENAHITEQEAKWNRLKRTYSISKGKEGNEFEDSDRSMTKRTKKIKSDKKNSEFEDDSEIDRYLFDHLSKAAFLHLPLYDIDAIPTNCLEDITPFETKVLNRLGIRIYFTINSENMNTLNGIIAPKKSRTIKFLKSYSFQPLRYLLLPNFIYDVLKALRQGKRKDDKKNHHYNKLIEPSGVINGDESDSNNLNVEFVDKYFIPNLDIPAQKIYEMTQLKGKLFERYGITNANIFQDITGGVETISSILRSHGIRHINVLKKNTNFAKSDLMRNVQESNNGSIDMLRLNPRTYGENDEPKEQVNVEYLLIAQKSSQIKAFKRVMTKSQSGTDYNGDGNNNMKDAAQESENDRQHVNEASQNASSEDAMATIKMTRVSMAVDWNWCVNSIFSLSCDFKPDNPHVLYALRSPDEPIN
- the MIC26 gene encoding Mic26p (similar to Saccharomyces cerevisiae YGR235C; ancestral locus Anc_5.92), which encodes MEINFYREPDLVKEGVIPSADTIDLTAAKNDDTTPQLKIQKKTQEILGDNNLIDGISIRNPNYLNDYIRSQRTKLAGFVEKTNGKINDATSRYIDKEQNITTTIKDLHTNPEEKLLPGLSYTAVAFMTGSILVSKRNFMLRYTVPMVLGISCFSIVMPCTFNNVKHLTYNLENKYMPNFTRRQDMINDKIRKNAAFIRSSMVKNMDIISKPFYKLQGYLPKWMNDTSK